In one Acetobacter sp. genomic region, the following are encoded:
- a CDS encoding efflux RND transporter permease subunit, whose protein sequence is MSRFFIDRPVFAWVIGLIITLVGGVCIATMPVAQYPSIAPPQIAITVTYPGASAETVNNTVVRPILQQMYGLDGLEYLSSSSYASGYMEIDLTFKQGTNPDIAQVQVQNKLQLAEAKLPSEVTAQGMSVVKSVKNFMMIVGLISTDGSMSGQDITDYMASNMVDSLSRVTGVGDHTLLGSEYAMRIWMDPAKLFKYAVTVGDVQNAITAQNIQVSSGELGGLPARPGVPFDATIIGPTRFTDPSQFRSILLKVQQDGSQVTIGDVARVELGAQSYNQSSYYNNQPAAGLALKLAPGANQLSTEAAVRAQIDDLEKFFPHGLKVVYPLDTKPFITASIGDVIKTLLEAIALVFVVMLVFLQNFRATLIPTIAVPIVLMGTFGILSALGYSINTLTMLAMVLAVGLLVDDAIVVVENVERVMTQEHLSPREAARKSMDEISGALVGIVLVLSAVFLPMAAIGGSTGVIYRQFSITIVAAMWLSVAVAMIMTPALCATMLKPTEHAKDTGAAGWFNRNFERLTNGYLGGVKRLLALPVAAWGLFGLVTAAVVICFMHVPGGFLPDEDQGIIFGQVDMPPGATGEQTAAVNKRITDYLLKTYSGEVESVMAVSGFNFAGQGQSSGAFFIKLKDWDVRTAARQKSGAIANALLMHFAGDPAARIIAFNPPAVMELGNASGFDLELEDRGHVGAQTLLNARNMVLGMAASNPSLAAVRPNGMEAASQYHLDINRSKANAQGITNTDINTTLQGALGSIYVNQFLRDDRVKQVYIQGDIASRMHVDDLKKWYLRNSSGSLVPLNTFVTGHWVVGAQKVENYNGLNAYEILGQPAGSASSGQAMTEMGKILARLPPGIGFAWTGLSFEQVASGNSTGPLYALAFVVIILCLAALYESWAIPFAVILVLPLGVLGAVVATYFRGLADDVYFQVGLLTTVGLSVKNAILIVEFAKAFFEAGDSLEDAVVKAGQERLRPILMTSIAFVAGTFPLAIASGAGSAARVAIGTCVVGGMLTATVLAVYYVPVFFVAVLRLFRVTRVRDRVDPYEKRCVPVGEAEA, encoded by the coding sequence ATGTCGAGATTTTTTATTGATAGACCCGTCTTCGCATGGGTGATCGGGCTGATCATCACGCTGGTCGGCGGGGTCTGCATCGCGACGATGCCTGTCGCCCAGTATCCTTCGATTGCTCCGCCTCAGATTGCGATTACGGTAACGTATCCTGGAGCATCTGCTGAAACCGTCAACAATACAGTTGTCAGACCAATTCTTCAGCAGATGTATGGATTGGACGGGCTCGAATATCTGTCATCGTCGTCTTACGCCAGTGGCTATATGGAGATCGACCTGACATTCAAGCAGGGTACGAACCCGGATATCGCGCAGGTTCAGGTGCAGAACAAGCTCCAGCTTGCCGAAGCCAAGCTGCCGAGCGAGGTGACCGCGCAGGGCATGAGCGTCGTGAAGTCGGTCAAGAATTTCATGATGATCGTCGGTCTGATCTCGACGGACGGAAGTATGTCCGGACAGGACATCACCGACTACATGGCCTCCAACATGGTTGATTCCCTGTCGCGCGTGACGGGAGTAGGGGATCACACGCTGCTCGGGTCGGAATACGCCATGCGGATCTGGATGGATCCGGCCAAGCTGTTCAAATATGCTGTGACTGTCGGGGATGTGCAGAACGCCATCACCGCTCAGAACATTCAGGTTTCGTCTGGCGAACTGGGCGGCCTTCCTGCTCGTCCCGGTGTTCCTTTCGATGCCACGATCATCGGGCCCACGCGCTTTACCGACCCATCCCAGTTTCGGTCCATTCTCCTGAAGGTTCAGCAGGATGGGTCACAGGTTACGATCGGGGACGTCGCGCGGGTTGAGCTTGGCGCGCAGAGTTATAACCAGAGCAGCTATTATAACAATCAGCCTGCCGCCGGCTTGGCTTTGAAACTTGCCCCTGGCGCCAACCAGTTGAGCACAGAGGCTGCCGTCAGAGCCCAGATTGACGATCTTGAGAAGTTCTTCCCGCATGGCCTGAAGGTCGTCTATCCGCTTGACACCAAGCCGTTCATCACCGCGTCGATCGGGGATGTCATCAAGACCCTTCTTGAAGCTATCGCGCTGGTTTTCGTTGTCATGCTGGTGTTTCTCCAGAACTTTCGCGCGACGTTGATCCCAACGATTGCCGTGCCGATCGTGCTCATGGGAACGTTCGGTATTCTTTCGGCTCTCGGATATTCCATCAATACGCTGACCATGCTGGCCATGGTTCTGGCGGTCGGGCTTCTCGTGGATGATGCCATCGTCGTAGTCGAGAATGTCGAGCGCGTCATGACGCAGGAGCATCTCTCTCCTCGTGAGGCTGCCCGCAAGTCCATGGATGAGATTTCCGGCGCACTGGTTGGCATCGTTCTCGTGCTCAGCGCCGTTTTCCTGCCCATGGCGGCCATTGGCGGCTCTACCGGCGTAATCTATCGACAGTTCTCGATTACCATCGTCGCGGCGATGTGGCTGTCGGTCGCGGTTGCGATGATCATGACCCCGGCGCTCTGCGCAACTATGCTCAAACCGACCGAACACGCGAAGGATACAGGTGCCGCCGGATGGTTCAATCGTAATTTCGAGCGATTGACGAATGGCTATCTTGGGGGCGTCAAGCGACTTCTGGCGTTGCCCGTAGCGGCATGGGGTCTTTTCGGGCTCGTCACGGCTGCGGTTGTAATCTGTTTCATGCATGTTCCGGGCGGGTTTCTGCCGGACGAAGATCAGGGAATCATATTTGGTCAGGTGGACATGCCCCCCGGTGCGACGGGCGAGCAAACAGCGGCTGTCAATAAAAGGATCACGGATTACCTGCTGAAGACTTATTCCGGCGAGGTTGAGTCCGTTATGGCGGTCAGCGGCTTCAACTTTGCCGGTCAGGGACAGAGTTCCGGCGCGTTCTTCATCAAACTGAAGGACTGGGACGTCCGTACCGCCGCACGGCAGAAGTCAGGCGCCATTGCAAATGCGCTCCTGATGCATTTCGCGGGCGATCCGGCGGCCCGGATCATTGCGTTCAATCCGCCTGCCGTCATGGAGCTTGGGAATGCATCGGGCTTCGATCTCGAACTTGAGGACCGGGGTCATGTCGGCGCACAAACCCTGCTGAATGCGCGCAACATGGTGCTTGGCATGGCGGCCTCCAACCCGTCACTCGCCGCCGTGCGACCCAACGGAATGGAGGCTGCCTCACAATATCACCTTGATATCAATCGTTCGAAGGCGAATGCTCAGGGCATTACGAACACGGATATCAACACGACGCTGCAGGGCGCTCTGGGGTCGATCTATGTCAACCAGTTCCTGCGCGATGATCGCGTAAAGCAGGTCTATATTCAGGGTGACATCGCATCGCGCATGCATGTTGATGATCTGAAGAAATGGTATCTGAGGAATTCGTCGGGCAGTCTGGTTCCACTGAATACTTTCGTTACCGGTCACTGGGTGGTCGGTGCGCAGAAAGTTGAAAACTATAACGGGCTTAATGCCTACGAAATTCTCGGACAACCGGCGGGCTCCGCCAGCTCCGGTCAGGCCATGACCGAAATGGGCAAGATCCTTGCCAGATTGCCACCGGGGATTGGATTTGCATGGACCGGGCTGTCTTTCGAACAGGTTGCATCCGGCAACTCGACAGGGCCACTTTACGCGCTTGCATTTGTTGTGATCATCCTTTGCCTCGCCGCCCTTTATGAAAGCTGGGCGATCCCGTTTGCAGTCATCCTTGTCCTGCCGCTTGGTGTTCTCGGGGCGGTCGTGGCGACGTATTTCCGTGGGTTGGCTGACGACGTGTATTTTCAGGTCGGTCTTCTGACGACGGTCGGTCTTTCGGTGAAAAATGCCATTCTGATCGTGGAGTTCGCCAAGGCCTTTTTCGAAGCCGGTGACAGCCTTGAGGACGCGGTGGTGAAGGCTGGACAGGAGCGTCTGCGCCCGATCCTCATGACATCGATCGCTTTTGTGGCGGGTACATTTCCGCTGGCGATCGCCTCCGGAGCCGGATCGGCCGCGCGCGTGGCGATTGGCACCTGCGTCGTGGGCGGGATGCTGACTGCGACTGTTCTTGCGGTCTACTATGTTCCGGTATTTTTCGTGGCTGTTCTGCGTCTGTTCAGGGTAACGCGTGTGCGTGACCGCGTGGATCCGTATGAGAAACGTTGTGTTCCTGTCGGGGAGGCAGAAGCATGA
- a CDS encoding alginate lyase family protein gives MAAYGRFDFLWRVLPLTFSAFGLLAPQTICAAERNWCEVLSIQGRSSLPLIASTLRERQNQPPSPLPRVHTEGTLPHQGIYDESIAAKKDLPVMLDAALAWHITADVAWLAMAQQYLLAWVETYQPSYNPIDETGFDALIDTYAIIRDTFSSTERARITQFLERWAQGYLRSIDEQNQSKIWINNWQSHRVKLLTLIATALDDHTLFEAARTLFQKQLTVNIAKTGETEDFEDRDALHYVVYDLQPLVQAALAAQRRGEDWYHWTTPDGASLEKAVAWLTPYVSGQKNHEEFVNTHVRFDLIRLHAGEKGFSGLFDPHVAAPLYWFASLLDPTLGPLAKGLSNTPPPFVALCGL, from the coding sequence ATGGCTGCATATGGCCGCTTTGATTTTTTGTGGCGTGTCTTACCTCTCACTTTTTCGGCATTTGGACTCTTAGCACCTCAGACGATCTGCGCAGCAGAACGGAACTGGTGCGAAGTTTTGTCTATACAGGGGCGCTCCTCTCTCCCTCTGATTGCGTCGACGCTTCGGGAGCGGCAAAATCAGCCGCCGTCGCCATTGCCGCGCGTTCATACAGAGGGCACGCTTCCGCATCAGGGTATTTACGACGAAAGTATTGCAGCAAAAAAAGATCTGCCCGTCATGCTGGATGCCGCGTTGGCCTGGCACATTACCGCAGATGTCGCGTGGCTTGCGATGGCGCAGCAATATCTTTTGGCCTGGGTTGAAACATATCAGCCGAGTTATAACCCGATTGACGAAACAGGCTTTGATGCTCTGATCGATACCTATGCGATCATCCGGGATACGTTTTCGTCGACTGAACGTGCCCGGATCACTCAATTTCTGGAAAGATGGGCTCAGGGTTACCTTCGGAGTATTGACGAACAAAATCAGAGCAAAATCTGGATCAATAACTGGCAAAGTCACCGTGTAAAACTGCTCACACTGATCGCTACTGCCCTTGATGATCACACGTTGTTCGAAGCGGCCAGAACTCTCTTTCAGAAACAGTTGACGGTCAATATTGCAAAGACCGGAGAGACCGAAGATTTCGAGGATCGGGATGCACTGCATTATGTCGTCTATGATCTGCAACCTCTTGTTCAGGCTGCTTTGGCCGCACAGCGCAGGGGAGAGGACTGGTATCACTGGACGACACCCGATGGAGCGTCTCTTGAGAAGGCCGTGGCCTGGTTAACACCGTATGTGTCCGGTCAAAAAAACCATGAGGAATTTGTGAATACGCATGTCCGTTTTGATCTGATCCGCTTGCATGCTGGTGAAAAGGGCTTTTCCGGACTATTCGATCCGCATGTTGCAGCCCCTCTGTACTGGTTCGCCTCACTGCTGGATCCGACGCTCGGGCCGCTGGCAAAAGGTTTGTCCAATACGCCGCCACCTTTTGTAGCCCTATGCGGCTTGTGA
- a CDS encoding AI-2E family transporter translates to MTEHTVHSQENIQPEPQSSGSARNTRPLLSVGAAAVILLAALWILRPFLPAVIWATTIAIALWPMVKRIQPVLRGSRALSILCAAFIALFVFVLPFSLTISTLLRHVGSLSDFAASLATLKLPSLPHWVSDLPYVGQHAVRSWDRLREQKLPELLTQAVPTPDQLFHSVVSYAGSTGLLIVHFVLTMLIMAFFLAKAEAIHSLCIKLSYGVAGSTGVSLLEQAEQTIRGVALGVTAAAIIETIIVAIGLFAAGMSWISVVISIVFVTCLLQVGASIIMIPCVVWAYFSYGLIPSLVLVPFAFLTVICDNFLQPFAIRKYVDISFWLILIGAVGGLATLGLAGLFVGPMILSVAVTMVRNWVFGVENTGQT, encoded by the coding sequence ATGACCGAGCATACTGTCCATTCACAGGAAAATATCCAGCCAGAACCGCAGTCATCCGGGTCGGCACGTAATACGCGGCCATTACTCTCCGTAGGAGCCGCAGCGGTCATTCTTCTTGCTGCATTGTGGATTCTGCGCCCTTTTCTTCCGGCTGTCATATGGGCGACGACAATCGCCATTGCACTTTGGCCGATGGTCAAGCGGATTCAACCTGTGCTACGCGGCAGTCGGGCTCTGTCCATTCTATGTGCCGCCTTTATTGCGTTGTTCGTTTTTGTGTTGCCATTCTCTCTGACGATCTCGACGCTGCTCCGTCATGTCGGGTCGCTTTCCGACTTCGCAGCGTCACTGGCGACCTTAAAATTGCCTTCTCTCCCGCATTGGGTCTCAGATCTCCCGTATGTCGGCCAGCATGCCGTGAGATCGTGGGATCGTCTGCGCGAGCAGAAACTTCCTGAATTACTGACCCAGGCAGTGCCAACTCCGGATCAACTCTTTCACAGCGTTGTGAGCTATGCTGGTAGCACTGGCCTTCTCATTGTTCATTTCGTTCTCACAATGCTCATTATGGCCTTCTTCCTCGCCAAAGCGGAAGCTATTCATTCCCTATGCATAAAGCTTTCTTATGGCGTAGCAGGATCTACCGGAGTCAGTCTGTTAGAGCAGGCTGAACAGACAATTCGTGGCGTAGCATTAGGCGTTACCGCAGCGGCGATTATTGAAACGATAATCGTCGCGATCGGCCTTTTCGCTGCGGGAATGTCTTGGATCAGTGTCGTTATTTCTATTGTTTTTGTGACCTGCCTTCTTCAGGTTGGCGCATCTATCATCATGATTCCTTGTGTAGTATGGGCATATTTTTCATATGGACTTATCCCGTCACTGGTTCTTGTCCCATTCGCTTTTTTGACCGTGATCTGTGATAACTTCCTACAGCCATTTGCAATTCGTAAGTATGTAGACATCTCCTTTTGGCTGATTCTGATAGGAGCGGTAGGTGGATTGGCTACTTTGGGGCTGGCAGGTTTGTTTGTCGGACCGATGATCCTCTCCGTTGCAGTCACGATGGTCAGGAACTGGGTTTTCGGTGTCGAAAATACAGGCCAGACATAG
- a CDS encoding TetR/AcrR family transcriptional regulator: MMHINHAPKQVGKRSPPPRLPFPRRAGSTRLRRERILQVVSEILEEGDLGQCSMSAIATRCRLSKKTLYTVFSSKEELVDAMLQDALERHVPATTARKQDDALEVLLEELLNVCSVLSSSEGFGVFLCAAIQFGSRDDIIKWLSGSLGKFLEERVDHLIGALFSKEKPDVKRVRGVRSRAVGALTGVFIADTLLSSTGARPPFGMTRDDLRQIVEIILTASRRPHEEDSSSGAL, encoded by the coding sequence ATGATGCATATAAATCATGCGCCGAAGCAGGTCGGGAAGAGGAGTCCTCCTCCACGCCTTCCTTTTCCGCGACGGGCCGGATCCACAAGACTGCGACGGGAACGTATCCTGCAGGTCGTGAGCGAGATCCTTGAAGAAGGCGATCTTGGACAGTGCTCGATGAGTGCGATCGCGACGAGATGCCGCCTTTCGAAGAAGACGCTCTATACCGTCTTTTCAAGTAAGGAGGAGCTTGTCGATGCAATGCTTCAGGATGCTCTTGAGCGCCACGTTCCAGCCACAACTGCAAGAAAGCAGGACGACGCTCTGGAGGTGCTGCTGGAGGAACTTCTCAATGTCTGTTCTGTCTTGTCGAGCAGTGAAGGCTTTGGGGTGTTTCTGTGTGCGGCAATTCAGTTTGGCAGCCGTGACGACATTATAAAGTGGCTGTCGGGCAGTTTGGGAAAGTTCCTTGAGGAGCGCGTAGACCATCTGATAGGCGCCCTTTTTTCCAAAGAGAAGCCTGACGTTAAACGCGTTCGGGGGGTGCGGAGCCGGGCAGTTGGGGCTCTCACAGGGGTCTTTATCGCGGACACTCTGCTGTCTTCGACAGGGGCGCGACCGCCGTTCGGGATGACGCGGGATGATCTGCGACAGATCGTTGAAATCATTCTGACCGCGTCCAGAAGACCGCATGAGGAAGATTCGTCCTCAGGGGCACTGTGA
- a CDS encoding efflux transporter outer membrane subunit, whose protein sequence is MSRNARKRAICAGLMLNGLLSGCNLAPAYKRPAQSMQNSWPQDAGLASPTAASAAATLGWQNFFVDRRLKALIELALKNNRDLRSQAAAIIEAQGQYQVQHASLFPSISTTGSGMYVAPSSTGGFSFAPGQGEGVSTLRYYSLGIGFSSYEIDLFGRIRNLSKQEAEAALASEYNARSVLISTISQIATTYIQWLADRELLQLASDTLTSQSETLRLTRMQYDHGESDLLTVSQINTQVEQAGSDREQARRQIAQDEHELQLLVGAPLPNDLPPAASFGQQTILTDLPAGLPSDLIANRPDIQSAEHTLIGANANIGAARAAFFPRVTLTANEGISSLEFRRLFTPGAETWALSPSISLPIFTWGQNEGNLSISKARKLKEIATYEKTVQTAFKEVSDALSARETYLAQGRRMTGLVASSHRAYDLSMMRFNTGSISYLTALVQQRSLYQAQRSLIEVEMARYQNMVTLYRALGGGWSQSARAG, encoded by the coding sequence ATGAGCCGAAATGCGCGAAAGCGGGCAATTTGCGCGGGCCTGATGCTCAACGGCCTGCTGAGTGGCTGCAATCTGGCGCCGGCCTATAAAAGGCCCGCTCAGTCCATGCAGAATTCATGGCCCCAGGATGCGGGTCTGGCATCGCCAACAGCCGCGAGCGCGGCGGCGACGCTGGGGTGGCAGAATTTCTTTGTAGACCGTCGTCTGAAGGCGCTGATCGAACTGGCCCTGAAGAACAACCGGGATCTGCGTAGTCAGGCGGCTGCGATCATCGAAGCGCAGGGACAATATCAGGTCCAGCACGCTTCGCTGTTCCCGTCGATCTCCACCACGGGCAGCGGGATGTATGTCGCGCCGTCTTCCACTGGCGGGTTCAGCTTCGCGCCGGGGCAGGGGGAGGGTGTCTCCACACTGCGCTACTATTCCCTCGGGATCGGGTTCTCGTCTTATGAAATCGACCTGTTCGGGCGCATCCGCAATCTGTCGAAGCAGGAAGCCGAGGCCGCACTGGCGTCCGAGTACAATGCCCGTTCAGTGCTGATCAGCACGATATCGCAGATTGCCACCACCTATATCCAGTGGCTGGCGGACCGCGAACTTCTCCAGCTGGCGTCGGACACCCTGACCTCGCAGAGCGAAACGCTCCGTTTAACCCGGATGCAATATGACCATGGTGAGAGTGATCTCCTGACAGTCAGTCAAATCAATACACAGGTCGAACAGGCAGGTTCGGACAGGGAGCAGGCGAGGCGCCAGATCGCGCAGGACGAACACGAACTCCAGCTCCTCGTCGGAGCGCCTCTTCCGAATGATCTTCCTCCCGCTGCGTCGTTCGGGCAACAGACCATTCTGACAGATCTTCCCGCGGGTCTGCCATCGGATCTGATTGCAAATCGCCCCGATATCCAGTCGGCCGAACACACGCTGATTGGAGCGAACGCCAATATCGGCGCGGCGCGTGCGGCATTCTTTCCGCGTGTGACGTTAACCGCGAACGAAGGAATCAGCAGTCTGGAGTTCCGGCGTCTCTTCACTCCGGGTGCGGAGACGTGGGCTTTGTCGCCGTCGATTTCCCTACCGATCTTCACATGGGGGCAGAATGAAGGAAATCTGAGCATTTCCAAGGCGCGAAAGCTTAAGGAAATCGCGACCTATGAGAAGACGGTTCAGACGGCGTTCAAGGAAGTCTCCGATGCGTTGAGCGCGCGGGAGACCTATCTTGCGCAGGGACGCCGGATGACCGGCCTCGTTGCGTCGTCGCACCGGGCTTACGATCTGTCGATGATGCGTTTCAATACGGGAAGCATCTCCTACCTGACTGCTTTGGTGCAGCAACGCAGCCTGTATCAGGCACAGCGCTCGCTGATCGAGGTGGAGATGGCTCGTTACCAGAATATGGTCACACTCTACCGCGCTCTTGGCGGTGGATGGAGCCAGTCGGCGAGAGCAGGTTGA
- a CDS encoding AsmA family protein, with the protein MILRSPDIVEKRLFRISRLGVVSGFAFLISGLILWAGLWELPRCNLAPLAEQRLSATAGRKVSVGSLHVTLNRWLVVDLDDVHIANIPDGSRPDMVTLQHAHLEIRLISLFRGPAELRNVVINGLAIFCEQTASGQQNWRFVSRREELHSVKAAADSADWRWFPGLRSVHVTNSTFIFRTSGGKSYDSVLNDMLLASSSDDAPVRLVLDGAFNTVPFVVKSGFWSFAEFRKSRESFDLHATVTSGDLVLHLDTTVKDLRNFDGVDGTFDLATQTSKSLLTIAGITSASLETALVLKGHFIHKGNLWSLSDATGRIRGSALAPTSLSFREGAEGKPDMLSGQLNFSMLDIDALLAGGAFDKTSEKSSGMVKKNRKTIVASLATFCPNLWLDMSFSAGHLRYKTIGLEKVGVTLRRTADGIDIRSTDLNLTSLAAPALTQTSGRRSTVGSLHVRIGPWVTVDLDDVHIANIPDGSRPDIFRLRHAHLEIRLMSLLASPVELRNVWIDGFSGLFERTAKRERNWHFSPDPEEIRPVRQAAEAPDLNWFPGLRSVHITDSKIIYRSSNGKSYVSSLNDVVLSSTSDETPIRMNVVGAYNSVPLTLKIALHSFSAFRHAGQPFGMAFTATSGDLTMHLVGTATDLLNFDGIDGTLDLITRSSWPLMRIAGIAPGSLKVPLRLRGHFIHLGDVWSLTQTGGNIRGSDLRPTDLVFREGAFHQPDAISGALNFSTLDMNALLAGAPPGKASDGDQVRSTKHETTDIPLFVDVHPDPLLDLSFSAGHILYNRFAFDNTALSLKRIPGEISIQRLRMAWLGATLQMSGNLRVKGDGTLAQVSVVVANADIDRFRRQAGLPPLPLSGMAAFQGSAVSGPVKTLNQAVTEARIIAGAGITSGTLSRQVLGIAQENLALLFGRQTGSEPVSCLLAFVSMDHGRGALRPLRIRTSVGSFYGEANFDLGRKWFELVFTSHGAKAPFALEIPLMARGSFSNPGFGLAMFSRRGRALLKDAASDIPVPISLNDYYSHSSCLGGYPDP; encoded by the coding sequence GTGATTCTTCGATCGCCTGACATTGTGGAGAAAAGGCTGTTCCGGATTTCCAGACTGGGCGTTGTCAGCGGATTTGCGTTCCTGATATCGGGGCTGATCCTGTGGGCGGGATTGTGGGAATTGCCGCGTTGCAATCTGGCGCCCCTCGCAGAACAGAGACTGAGCGCGACCGCAGGACGTAAGGTCTCGGTCGGCTCACTGCATGTTACGTTGAATCGATGGTTGGTGGTTGATCTGGACGATGTCCATATCGCGAATATTCCGGATGGTTCCCGGCCAGACATGGTTACGCTCCAGCACGCACATCTTGAAATTCGCTTGATATCACTCTTTCGAGGGCCTGCTGAACTCCGCAATGTCGTCATTAACGGTCTTGCTATTTTTTGCGAGCAGACTGCCTCGGGTCAGCAGAACTGGCGCTTCGTGTCCCGGCGGGAGGAACTTCATTCCGTGAAAGCCGCCGCGGATTCTGCCGACTGGCGCTGGTTTCCAGGTCTCCGATCGGTTCATGTTACCAACAGCACGTTCATTTTCAGGACATCGGGCGGGAAAAGTTACGATAGTGTTCTAAATGACATGCTTCTTGCGTCTTCCAGCGATGACGCGCCTGTTCGGCTGGTGCTCGATGGGGCATTCAATACGGTTCCGTTCGTTGTAAAAAGCGGTTTTTGGTCTTTTGCGGAATTTCGCAAGTCCAGAGAGTCGTTTGATTTGCACGCGACAGTCACATCCGGAGATCTTGTCCTGCATCTCGACACCACGGTGAAGGATCTGCGGAATTTCGATGGGGTCGATGGCACGTTTGATCTTGCCACACAAACCAGCAAATCACTTCTGACGATTGCGGGCATCACGTCGGCGTCACTGGAAACCGCCCTCGTGCTCAAAGGGCATTTCATTCACAAGGGCAATCTATGGTCGCTTTCAGACGCCACAGGTAGAATCCGCGGAAGCGCGTTGGCGCCGACGTCTCTGAGCTTTAGAGAAGGCGCGGAGGGAAAGCCCGATATGCTGTCCGGGCAACTGAATTTCTCTATGCTCGACATAGATGCCTTGCTGGCGGGTGGGGCGTTCGACAAGACATCAGAGAAATCGTCAGGGATGGTCAAGAAAAATAGAAAGACGATCGTGGCATCTCTTGCGACCTTTTGCCCCAATCTGTGGCTCGATATGTCATTTTCTGCAGGCCATCTGCGCTACAAGACGATCGGTCTTGAGAAGGTTGGCGTTACGTTGAGACGGACAGCCGATGGGATCGACATTCGCTCTACGGATCTCAACCTGACATCTCTGGCTGCGCCTGCGTTAACCCAGACCAGCGGACGCAGGAGCACAGTCGGCTCACTGCATGTCAGGATCGGCCCATGGGTCACGGTCGATCTGGATGATGTGCATATCGCAAACATTCCTGATGGGTCACGGCCTGACATCTTCCGGCTCAGGCACGCGCATCTGGAAATACGTCTGATGTCCCTTCTTGCCAGCCCGGTCGAACTGCGCAACGTCTGGATTGACGGCTTTTCGGGGCTGTTTGAGCGAACCGCGAAACGCGAACGGAACTGGCATTTCTCTCCGGATCCCGAAGAGATCAGGCCCGTCAGGCAGGCTGCGGAAGCTCCTGACCTGAACTGGTTTCCTGGACTGCGTTCGGTTCACATAACAGACAGTAAAATCATCTATCGCTCTTCAAACGGAAAAAGTTATGTCAGCAGTCTGAACGATGTTGTCCTGTCTTCGACAAGCGACGAAACCCCGATCAGAATGAATGTCGTGGGTGCCTACAATTCTGTGCCACTTACTCTCAAAATTGCGCTTCATTCTTTCAGCGCCTTTCGCCATGCCGGGCAACCTTTTGGAATGGCGTTCACCGCTACATCTGGCGACCTGACCATGCATCTGGTCGGTACCGCGACGGACCTGCTGAATTTCGACGGTATTGACGGCACACTTGATCTGATCACGCGAAGCAGTTGGCCCCTTATGAGGATCGCCGGGATCGCGCCGGGATCACTGAAAGTTCCTCTGAGACTCAGGGGTCATTTTATTCATCTGGGAGATGTATGGTCTCTGACCCAAACAGGGGGAAACATTCGGGGAAGCGATCTTCGTCCCACCGATCTGGTCTTTCGTGAAGGGGCATTCCATCAACCTGACGCCATTTCGGGAGCATTGAATTTCTCCACCCTCGATATGAACGCGCTGCTGGCAGGTGCACCGCCTGGAAAAGCATCGGACGGTGATCAGGTCCGGTCAACCAAACACGAAACAACAGACATCCCGCTTTTCGTGGACGTTCATCCAGATCCATTGCTGGATCTGTCATTTTCGGCTGGGCACATCCTCTATAACAGGTTCGCGTTTGATAACACCGCCCTGTCTCTCAAGCGGATACCGGGGGAAATCAGTATCCAGCGCCTCCGCATGGCGTGGCTGGGCGCAACACTCCAGATGTCCGGTAATCTTCGCGTCAAAGGGGATGGGACGCTGGCGCAGGTTTCTGTTGTGGTTGCCAACGCGGATATCGACCGCTTTCGGCGACAGGCCGGATTGCCGCCATTGCCTCTCTCCGGGATGGCCGCTTTTCAGGGCTCCGCAGTCTCGGGGCCGGTAAAAACATTGAATCAGGCTGTCACAGAAGCAAGGATCATTGCTGGCGCGGGGATTACCTCGGGGACCCTGTCTCGCCAGGTTCTTGGAATAGCACAGGAAAATCTTGCGCTACTGTTTGGCAGGCAAACGGGCTCGGAGCCTGTTTCGTGTCTGCTGGCTTTCGTCAGTATGGATCATGGACGCGGCGCGCTACGTCCCTTGCGGATAAGGACATCCGTTGGTTCTTTCTACGGAGAAGCCAACTTTGATCTCGGGCGTAAGTGGTTCGAACTCGTCTTTACCAGCCATGGAGCAAAGGCGCCTTTCGCCTTGGAAATTCCTCTTATGGCGCGGGGATCGTTCTCAAATCCGGGATTTGGTCTCGCCATGTTCTCTCGACGCGGGCGTGCCCTGCTGAAGGATGCTGCATCTGACATCCCCGTGCCCATTTCCCTGAACGATTATTATTCGCACTCATCTTGTCTGGGGGGATACCCTGATCCATGA